The following nucleotide sequence is from Arvicola amphibius chromosome 1, mArvAmp1.2, whole genome shotgun sequence.
ATTAAGGGACAGGAAATCGAGAGAGTTCATGTTAACCAGTGTTTCATCTTTCAAAGGAGTTAATGCCTGTGTTCCATTTTTGCTCTAGGATTCTCTGAGGGAAACTCTTCCACTAGAGACCATGGTATCATAGCAGAGAGGAGGGGATATTCTCTACTAGTATTAGATCCAAAGGGAAGCAGGGTTCTTCAGGTGTGGTGAGTCTTCTAGAAGGTAGATGGTTCGTGTTCATACATAACTTGTTCCTTTTCTCCTGTCTGGCTAGGCTGTGACAACATGTTGATGAATATAAAGTCTCTGAAAATAGTGAAGAAGATTATGGACCCAGATGGCTCTTGGATGAAAGATGCTGGTGGTAACTCTGCAAAGGTGTATTTATTAATTGGATCCAGAAACAACACAGTTTGGGAATTTGCAAACTTGCGGGCATTCATGGAAGACAGCACCAAGTCTGGCCCCCGGAAGCTAATCTTACCACTTTCATGGCAGGGAACAGGACAAGTGGTCTACAAAAGCTTTCTATTTTTTcacaatcaaggaacttctaaTGAGATAATTAAATATAATCTGCAGAAGAAGACTGTGGAGGATCGAATGCTTCTCCCAGGAGGGGCAGGTCGAGCACCAATCTATCAACACTCTTTATCCACCTACATTGACCTTGCTGTGGATGAACacggtctctgggccatccactcaGGACCTGGTATCCAAGGCCATTTGGTTCTCACAAAAATTGAGCCAGACACTTTGGGGGTAGAGCACTCATGGGACACACCGTGCAGAAACCAGGATGCAGAAGCTTCGTTCCTCCTATGCGGAGTCCTCTATGTGGTCTACAGTTCTGGGGGCCAAGGCCCTCACCGTATCACCTGTGTCTATGACCCACTGGGCACTGTTAGGGAGGAGCATCTGCCTAATTTGTTCTTCCCCAGGAGGCCAAGAAGTCACTCCATGATCCATTACAACCCCAGAGATAAGCAGCTGTATGCCTGGAATGAAGGCAATCAGATCATCTACAAACTCCAGACAAAGAAAAGGCTGCCTCTGAAGTAATGGATGGCAGTTTGGAGGGAGAGTTGTGCGGTTGGGGCCATGGTTTTTCCAGGATACTGAGGTCACAACCCCTTTCCTATGTAGTATCCCTCTAGAAGTACACAGGAATAGCATCTAAAAGTTTAAATACATATTATTCCTTTACCAAACGTCACTGCctttggaatcttttttttttttttttttttgtttggtttttcgagacagggtttccctgtagtttctagagcctgtcctggaactagctcttgtagaccaggctggcctcgaactcagagatccgcctgcctctgcctcccgagtgctgggattaaaggcgtgcgccaccaccgcccggcttggaatcTTTTGAGAGCATAGATGAGGCCATCATTCTGAAGCTTTGACCAATACTCCATCCCATCCAAATCTGATGGAGCTAAGGCCTCCTTCATCTGATCTACTCCGTCCCAATTTTTCCTAATCGCCTTTCAGCATTTTCTCTGACTCTATTCCTCTTCCAGCAGTTAAGATCTTGCAACCCTGATACTCACtgatttcttctttggttttcacTCAGGTTCTGTCCTCTTTCTCATACGCTTATAAGTATTTTTTCATTGCCCAACTTTATTAGTTACACCTGGCAAAAAGCAAATTAAGAGGGAAAAAGTTTGGACTGGCTTTTAACCAGGCACAGGGTGCCCACCTTCAGtcctagcacacaggaagcagaggaaggtcgatctctgtgagttcgaggtcgaCCTGGTCTACAATGTAAGTTCCAAGCCAATCAAGGCTGAAGAGTGAAACCTTATCAATGGACATAGTCCATCATGGTAGTAGTGAAAGTGAGGGGCATGAGACAGCTGTTCATATTATACCTGCAATCAGGAAGCAAGGAGCAGACCAGATGTGGGGCTGCACTAAGACACCTCATGGCTGGCCCAGGCCTCATTTCAAGGCCTGCGCCCAGCTAGGAACCAAACGTTCAAACACAGAAGCCTGTTCAGCTCATTTCACATTGAGGTCGTAACACCCAGGAAGCACTATTTCTTATtaatgtttaatgtttatttccTCTAGCCTTGCCCTTCTGCCAAGCCGAGTGGATacagaaacaaagtaaaaccatTAGTAGATGGATGTTACTTTCTAGCTACAAAGCTTTTTAACATCGTTTCATTCTCTTTTTACCTTTGTAGGTATGTACAAATCTTTAGAGTTGCTAAGCCAGAGATGAGAGTGCAGGTGAGTTATTCAAAGTAGCAAACtaaaatatgtaagagctagaaaAGATTGCAAATACCAGTCTTTCCATCattcaaggaaggaaggatcaaTTACATACTTTTGCCCACCTATCCTTAACCATTATGTCCATCAATTCAGCCTAAAATAATAGTTTGCCCCTTAGGCAGTTGTCATGTCTGCACAAGGTCTTCTCATAGGTCTTTCAAAGCCTGCTTTCTCCAGAAAACCAGCCTAAGGGTAAGGAGCAAACTCTAGCCTCATCTTGTCTTTCTGTtgcctgcttctttcttctttctttaaagataataaaagtgAAGTTAAGCAAATATTTGGTTATATTTGCCTATATTCCCTCAGCACAAAGTTTTCCAGTAGTATCTATGTTGGGCTTACTGTAAAATGTTCCCTAACTCATGGAGGCCCTTGGTAAATATACTTGTCTGGATGGAAACCAGGGAGCAGGCAAACAGCCAGAGCAGGCATGCCGGGCATCACAGAGGGTATTTGAGAGGGGCATCTGCAAAGTGTTTCCCACATGTGTGTCCCATTTGACTGAGTCTAGGTCACAAGTGAGGCCACAGTGCCAGCCCGTGTCATGTGCTAaggtctctgccttcccaggttgGTCACATGAGAAGGCTTGCTTTGTGTGCTTGC
It contains:
- the Olfml1 gene encoding olfactomedin-like protein 1; this encodes MVVALRGACSLVLFLAAFLPPPQHAQDPAMVHYIYQRFQVLEQKLEKCTQTTRAYIQEFQEFSKNISIMLGRCQTHTSEYKSAVDNLALRVERAQREIDYLEYLREADICIESEEKTLAEKVLQKAEEEKKIQTLLNASCDNMLMNIKSLKIVKKIMDPDGSWMKDAGGNSAKVYLLIGSRNNTVWEFANLRAFMEDSTKSGPRKLILPLSWQGTGQVVYKSFLFFHNQGTSNEIIKYNLQKKTVEDRMLLPGGAGRAPIYQHSLSTYIDLAVDEHGLWAIHSGPGIQGHLVLTKIEPDTLGVEHSWDTPCRNQDAEASFLLCGVLYVVYSSGGQGPHRITCVYDPLGTVREEHLPNLFFPRRPRSHSMIHYNPRDKQLYAWNEGNQIIYKLQTKKRLPLK